The following nucleotide sequence is from Nomascus leucogenys isolate Asia chromosome 13, Asia_NLE_v1, whole genome shotgun sequence.
ACACTGGGAGTCATCAAAGCCTTCCCCTGTCAGAGCCACACTCTCTCCACATGGCCCCAGGAGAAGGCTGACTTCCCCACAGGACGAACCCCAAGACAAATTCAGGATGGTGCTATCTAGGCCCTAGGATAAGAGAGTTCCTAAGGACtgcaggagagaagggaaggccCTCTGCGGCCATGGCAGTGGGTGACTAGGGCCAGCCTGTGGAAGGCCCATGGGCGAGCTGATGTGAATTCACCCTGCCTTGGCATCCAGGGGGGCCcgcagggaggaagggagcccAACCCAGGGAAATTCCACCCCGAGTGGACTGTGCAGGTTCTATCAGGCTCAGCTAAACCCACCCTTAGACTCCCTGGAGACCAGGATGCTTTCAAGGAATTTTAAACCCCTTGGATCCTGGCGGGGTCAACAGTGAGTATGAGCCCCCTTAGCCCCTGGGGAATGAGATAAACTTTCGGGGCtttctctgtctcagaaaagaggctcagagagacttcTCAGGTATCTAATCCCCCTGGTCAGTTCACTTCATTCAGAGAGAGAGCTCCCCCTTCCACAGGATCAAACTCAGGATTGAGTTTCTCTTGGGCCAGGCCCTCAGGGGGGATGTAGGTCACACCCCTGACCTGCAGAAGAGACCAGGGCTGGCAGGAGGCCCCAGCAAGAGCTAAAGGCTGTGCCAGGGCAGGCTCTGGGCTAActgagtggggctggggtggagtgAGGTCCTCCTGGGAATGAGCAGATGTGGGCCTGGTCTGGGAGCCACATTCCTCACCACAAAAGGCTGACTTACTCGGGAGTGTTGATCCAAATGATGTCCAGGTGGCAATAGTAGACACACTCCTTGTCCTTGTAGGTGAAGCACGTGCAGCGCCTGGATCGGTGGTGCTCAGGGGCCCCATCGGCCGCCTGCTCCTGCCCAGGACTTCCAGGGCTTGGAACCTGCAGTGCTGTCGGGGCCACAGTCCCCTCGCCAGGGCCAGCCACAGTCTCTTCACAGTCCCCCTCAGATCTGGCTGCAGTGGGGGCCTGGGACACGCCGCGCCTGCCAGCATCCCCAGACTGGGAGCAAGGCACGAATCCTGCAGGAGGCAGATTGAGGGGCTCCTGAGTGTGCAGACCCCTCAACACCCGCCACCCCCAAACACCTGAGGAGGGGGGTGGAGCAAGCAAAATGTCTGCAAAGTTTCCAAAGCTCTGCGCAGTTTCTGAAAAGTTTCCAAGCTATCTGCACACTCTCTGAAAAGCTTGCAAGCTATTTGCACCCGTTGAAAACTTGCATGCATTTTGCATACTTCCTGAAAACTTTGCCAGCGTTTGGCACAGCCTCTGAATAGTTCGCAAACTTTCTGAAAAGTCCCCAGTTTCATGAAAAATTGACCAAGTCGGCCCAGGCAGCAGGTCTCCAGCCCGTGCGCGGGCTGCAACCCCCAGAGCCCGTGCGGGTAGTCGTTGTGCGCCGCTTCTGCTCCCCAGCCCGCCCCCAGGCGTCTTCAGGAGTGCAGAGCCCAGGCAAGAGTTTGTTCCCCGCGACGCACATCTTCTCCGCGCCTCGGGTCCCCCGCCCTGGGTCCTTTTGTGTGCGCTCGCGCCAGGAGAGGCGCGCCGCCCCGTGCGCTTACCTGCGGCGGAGGTCACTGTGAGCCCGAAAAGGAGCCACAGCCCCGGCTCCATGAACCCAGATCAGGCGCCTGAGCACCGGACCAGGAGGACGGCCGCTTGTGGCCGCGAAAGGGCACTGGGGCCGGGTACAGCTGGCCTCGCCCTCCAGCTGTGGGGGTTCGAGGACGGCTGATCGCTCGCTGCGTCTCCAGCTCTGGCCAGGAGTTGGCTGCGGCGGTCATAAACTTTCAGAGCGCGCTGCCCATCCCTGTGCGGAGCTGGCCGGCTGTGGCTCGGGCTTTTCTGGCTTCTGCACCACCCCCGTCGCCTCCCCGCCCCCCAGAGGGGCTGGAGCTCCCTCACCGGGCCTTTGAACCCGGGCGCACTGGGGGTCGCCTCCCAGGCGCTGGGGGGAGCTGGCCAGGAGCGCAGCGGCCCGAGGCGCACCCAGGACAGCGAGGGGCGGGGGCGGCGTGGCGTGGCGTGGCgcggctgggtggggtgggggccggGACAGCTGCCAGCTGCCGGAAGGCCACGAGAGcgcgcgcacacacgcacacgcacacgcgcACTCACAGGCGCACCCCCGCCCGCCAGTTCGCTGCTCCGGAGTAGCAGCCCCCCATCCGAGAGCAAGAACAGATGAGAAAAGGCTGTGCTCAAGGGGTGTTATCTTTTCTGTCAGGGGCTGAGGGAAAGACACATTTCTCAGTGTTCCCCGAGTGACACCTTCCCCTTGAACGGCCTGCTTGCCAAGGAGCTCGGTGTACTTTACACTCTTGACTCACGCCTCAGGCTGGCTCCCTACCTCTCCCAGGAGTTCAGAGCCTGCGGGTGGGGCAGTGGCCTGGGAGCAAAGTCAACAAAGATCCTGGGTTAGCGGTCCTGTGGTGTCCAGGGCTTCCTCAGCCACCTGCACGGGTTGGGTGGCTTCAGGTGAGAGTCAGGCTCGTCTCCCTAAAGGCCAAGTTCATTCACACGACCGTCCCCACCATGGGAAATGACCTCCCAAGAGCCCCCTATTTCCTTCATAGCCTTCCAAGTCCTATGTGTGGGAGGCTGTCCCCATCTCCAGCTCAGATAAAAATGTCTGAGACTGGGAAGTCCTCCTGACTTCTCGGGGCACTTGTGGTCAGAGGACCCTCCTTTCATAACAGATgggtttggggttgggggaggggcagtggttcacatctgtaattccagctctttgagaggccaaggtggatggattgcttgagcctgggagttcaagaccagcctgggcaacatagcgagacctcatctctaaacaACGGGGTTGAATTGGGTCCTGCCCTCTACTAGCCTTAACGACCAGCTTCTGAAAACTAGAAAGCAGCTGAAGTGACCAGAGCAGTTTCTGAGGAGAGTCCAAAAAAGTGCTACAACATCCACCTGGCTTGCTAGCTCAGGACACCTGTTGTCTGAACACAGCTGCTGTACCAGGAGGAAGCCCTAACAAGCCCACTTGGAGAGATCACCTGGAGAAACGTAGGTGGAGAGAAACCGAGGCCTCCCAGCCGACCACCAGTGTCAGCCACTGACCTGAGTGAATGTGCCTTCTGATGATTTGAGCTCCCAGCCTTCAAGACTTCCAACTGAGGAATAGCTGTCCTGCTGTACCCTGTCCGAATTTCCCACCCACACAATCCATGAGCATAATAAATGGTTGTTTTGCAGCACTAAACTCTGGGTAAATTGGTGCAGAGCTGCAGTAACTAGAGTAGCACTCAAGCTTCCAGAATTGAAGCTGATGCTGAAGTTCTCCATCCCCCCACTCCCATCCCATCCTGTCTAGCCCTTGAAtccagtgtttgtttgtttgtttgtttgtttttgcacttgatgctttgaaaataagaaaaacccAAGACTCACAATATCTTCTGTTCCTGCTGGGCTAGAATTTGGATCATTTTAGTATTATCTTTGTTTGTTCACGCtactataacaaaacaccataagcTGGGTGGCTGATAAACCacagagttttatttttcacatttttggggTCTGGAAaaccaagatcaaggtgccggcagaTGCGGTGTTTAATGAGGGCTCGATTTCTGATCATGCATGGTGacttctcactgcatcctcagatGTGGAAGGgtcaaggcagctctctgggggtCTCTTTTCTAAGGacaccaatcccattcatgagggctgcaccgctcatgacttaatcaccccTCAAGGGCCCCACCTCCTGACATCATCACCTTCATGGATAGGATTTCAACAGAtaaatttggagaggacaaatattcagaccataatAATTACTATCTCTTTGGAATTAAAATTTCCATctccaacaaaataaaaagttcttgGATTGGGGGATGGCTGGAGGAATAGAAAATATACTAATCGgctaaaaggagaaaaggagtaGGAGGAGGTTTCCGGATACCGTGTTCAGACACAGGAGGTATCATGGCTGTTTAGACCACTCTCTGAGTCTATGGCCTTCAGTAGCTTGAAGCTGACCACCACTTGTCTTCACTGGGACTAAAAATCAACAAACTCTGGATGAGCCTCTCAGGCACCAGGAGGTGCCACCCAAATACCAGGATGGAGCTGGTCCTGCCCTCTGGGTCTTCTACTCTAGTTGAGATAAGGAAGTTCAGAGATAGATCGCCAAGGATCCAGGATGCTGAGAACATAAAATGCTGCACAGAGCTAAGAGAAGAAGACAGTGTGTTCAGCTGGATGATCAGAGGAGGCAGCATTATCCTTGGTCCCTAAAGCAAACCGGGTGCCATGATTTGAGGCAGCAGCCTGCAGTGACACTCGCCAACACCAGCTCTCGAGCGAAAGATCTCCCTTTCCTACTGTTCTTCTGGGTTCTGACGATGGCCAGGGCAATGACTCAATGTGTCTTTAACAGCTCTCTAACAAAGAGAGAGCTGTACAAAGGGATTTTTGTACAAAGGGATACAAAACGGATATAGCAGGCCATAGGCTTGTACAAAGGGATAGCAAGCCATAGGCTTGGAGCCTTTGTCAGGCCGTGGAATCAAGCTTACTGTGCATGGTAGTGATTGATATAAAATtcctttctggctgggcgcggtggctcacgcctgtaatcccagcactttgggaggccgaggcgggcggatcacgaggtcaggagatcgagaccatcctggctaacacagtgaaaccccgtctctacttaaaaatacaaaaaaattagccaggcgaggtggcgggcgcctgtagtcccagctatgcgggaggctgaggcaggagaatggcgtgaaccccgggggacggagcctgcagtgagccgagatcacgccactgcactccagcctgggtgaaagagcgagactccttctcaaaaaaaaaaaaaaaaaaaaaaattgctttctaaATTAATATACTTCAGTCAACTAAAGGTAACCTCAATTAAAATATGAAGTAATTCATTGTAAAGCTGGCTTGGAGACTTGGCAAGATCACAAAGCCTCCTGGGGTCCAGGCTAAGCAATGTGCAAAGGAAACATACAATTCACGTAACTCGATGGCAAGCTGGTGGTTTCCATTATTGTTTTGCCCCTGTGACAACTCAACAAAATTTATACTAACATTATCCCCATCTCACAGATTAAAAAACTAAGGCTCGAAAAGGTCAAAGTAACCAGCCTGCAACCATGCATCTATTAAGTGGCAGTCTATCAGGATTCAAATTTGACTCCACATGATTCCAGGGACAGAGTTCATAATGCTTAAGCAGCGCTGCCTCTGGAACTCATACCCAAGGTTTTAATGGTTCCCATTTTCTTCTGTGTATCATTGACAACTCACTGCCTCTCCATCTGTCTAGTTTCCATTCCATAATCTCTGATGGAAGGTCATGTAAAGGAATGATGACCTCTACAGAGGACACGAATGAATAGGCATTCTTCTCCGCAGACGTCTGCCAATATTCCTTGATCCCCCTTCACTGCCTCAGCATCCAATGTGCCCCTAGGAGAAGTCATGTATCAGGACACTGCTGGGGCTCAGCCAAGTGCACGGCTTGGTCATTGTGTTTACTTTTCCTCAACTTTTTCCAAGTCAGCAGATGTGCGACTGATACTTTGAGACCTTACCACTTATATTTTGATTCAAAACCCAGCCATTAAGAATATTGCAATTTATCTCAGATAAGCATCCCCTCAAGTTGTCTCTTTATGTGCTTTATGACTGTTTGaagattgtttttcctttaatttaaGGGATTTAAGGGAGAGTAACATAATACATTATGTAGTTTTCCATCATGCTGGAATTtcttctccccacccacccactgcAGCAGGAACTCTGGACTTACTCAGAAACCAAGTAATTAAGTGCTTTTCCATGTTGTCCAACTCTTAGCTGTGTCTCCCCTCACTGACACATGGTTCATTCTAAGATGCACTGGAGGAAGTGCCAGGCTCCAAATCCCTTGCTTTACAAATGATATACACTGTGTATAATattctcagtgaaataaaatgatcaCAATGCATTCTGAACTTTAGTGCTATTGATAAAATGTGCCCAAAGCCTAAAAGAAATCGGATGATCCCAAAAGGAACAAAACTTGTTCAAGAGAGTCCTGAagttttttcctgtgttttctgcTGTGGACATTTGCTGTTGTTACCCTGCCAGCATCCCATCTCTCCAGGTCTGGTAATGGACCACATCTTCCCCTGGGGAACCaaccctccccttctctctccatgTGGTTTTGGGGGACGCTCCAGGACCAGGCTTGTGACTATGGACTAACTAATCAGACCATACGTCATCTTTGAGATAGGAAGAATAATGGtatccccaaagatgtccatgtcctaatcctcagaacctgtgaatatgccagctaacatggcaaaagggattttgaGGGTGTGATTAAAGACACTGAGAtgggagatgatcctggattatcgGGGGTGAGGAGCGGTGggcaatgtaatttttaaaaatgttcttataaAAGGGAGGGGGAGTGTCAGAGTTGGAGAAGCTGTGACAATG
It contains:
- the EDN3 gene encoding endothelin-3 isoform X3 — protein: MEPGLWLLFGLTVTSAAGFVPCSQSGDAGRRGVSQAPTAARSEGDCEETVAGPGEGTVAPTALQVPSPGSPGQEQAADGAPEHHRSRRCTCFTYKDKECVYYCHLDIIWINTPEQTVPYGLSNYRGSFRGKRSAGPLPGNLQLSHRPHLRCACVGRYDKACLHFCTQTLDVSSNSRTAEKTDKEEEGKVRGANRGLCQRRLKSRTDKASRL
- the EDN3 gene encoding endothelin-3 isoform X4 yields the protein MEPGLWLLFGLTVTSAAGFVPCSQSGDAGRRGVSQAPTAARSEGDCEETVAGPGEGTVAPTALQVPSPGSPGQEQAADGAPEHHRSRRCTCFTYKDKECVYYCHLDIIWINTPEQTVPYGLSNYRGSFRGKRSAGPLPGNLQLSHRPHLRCACVGRYDKACLHFCTQTLDVSSNSRTAEKTDKEEEGKVRG
- the EDN3 gene encoding endothelin-3 isoform X5; translated protein: MEPGLWLLFGLTVTSAAGFVPCSQSGDAGRRGVSQAPTAARSEGDCEETVAGPGEGTVAPTALQVPSPGSPGQEQAADGAPEHHRSRRCTCFTYKDKECVYYCHLDIIWINTPEQTVPYGLSNYRGSFRGKRSAGPLPGNLQLSHRPHLRCACVGRYDKACLHFCTQTLDVSRLKSRTDKASRL
- the EDN3 gene encoding endothelin-3 isoform X2 produces the protein MEPGLWLLFGLTVTSAAGFVPCSQSGDAGRRGVSQAPTAARSEGDCEETVAGPGEGTVAPTALQVPSPGSPGQEQAADGAPEHHRSRRCTCFTYKDKECVYYCHLDIIWINTPEQTVPYGLSNYRGSFRGKRSAGPLPGNLQLSHRPHLRCACVGRYDKACLHFCTQTLDVSRQVEVKDRQSKQALDLHHPKLVPGSGLALAPSTCPRCLFQAGVP